Part of the Lucilia cuprina isolate Lc7/37 chromosome 5, ASM2204524v1, whole genome shotgun sequence genome is shown below.
GTTATCTACAAATGCAATTGGGCATTTCCAAGTTTTCAGTTTTGTAcactattttttcataattttttggagactagactagtctatagaatagactagactatagaatgcattacagactagaatataaacaagtttatagactagacagtagacaagactacatattagactataaaatagacaagACACAATAGATACTAAAATACTTTAtctgtagaattttttttcattttatatacatactacGCAAAAAACTGTAAGTTGGCAACAGCATAAGTGATCATGATATTTAGGTTATCTACAAATGCAACTGTAAGGGCGTTTCCAAGTTTTCAGTTTTGTAcactattttttcataattttttggagactagactagtctatagactaaactatagaatgcactacagactagaatataaacaagtttatagactagacagtagacaagactacatattagactataaaatagacaagACACAATAGATACTAGAGTACATACTaaattatagacaaaactatagtctacacaatagactagactacaaactagactagactatagactagactatagaatagactttactaaactacagactagaatataaacaagtttatagactagacagtagacaagactacatattagactataaaatagacaagACACAATAGATACTAGAGTACATACTaaattatagacaaaactatagtctacataatagactagactacaaactagactagactatagactagactatagaatagactttactaaactacagactagactacatattcGACTATAGGCTTgattaaaaactagactatacacaaaATACTAGAGTActtactagacaatagactagactactgacgaaactaaatactagactatagactaaattatagaatagactatagatcagactttagattagactgtagactagactatagactaaattttagactagaatataaactggactatacactatactacagactagactatagaatagaccatagactggactatagactagactataaactagactatagactagactatagactagactatagactagactatagactagactatagactagactatagactagactatagactagactatagactagactatagactagactatagactagactatagactagactatagactagactatagactagactatagactagactatagactagactatagactagactgaagactagactatagactagactataaactagactatagactagactataggttagactataggctggaatatagactagactataggttagaatatggactagactatataggccaggctttaggctagactacagactagactacaggctagactatagattagtctataggcatgactatagactagactgtagacaaactatatactacactatggacatgactacagactatactacagactagactatatactagactttagattagactatatactaggcttaagattagactatagtctacactctaggctagactacagactgtactatagactaatctatagactagattacagttTAGACTATACAAACAATACTAGAGTACATActcgactataggctagactgtagactacactataggctaaactataggctaaactataggctatactatagactacactatagattgactattggctagactatagacaaaactgtagtctagactatagacaaaactgtaGTCTAGATATAGACAAAATTGTaacctagactgtagacaaaactgtagtcttgactatagactatactatagtctaggtaGACTAGAACATACACTAGCCGATACTATAGcctatatatactagactatagactacaatacagactagactgtagacttacctatagactaaactacagccTAAACAATAGATTCAACTCAAATCAAGTTATTTCAAGACTTTAGACCacactgtatactagactagagactaaattatagagtagacaatagactagaccataaactaatatttatagactatactgtagccTAGACGATAGACTTTACCAtggaataggctatagactagactttagacctgagattagactaaagactaaactatagacaagactatagactaaactattgacaagactattgacttgtgtatagactagactaaagactagtgtaaagactagactaaattttacgaaaattttttttaaactaacatTTTCCAATCAACaatgttatataaattatacaGACATATTTCTGATGTTAATTTTGAGAAATATTGCatcatgtttaaaaaaatcttaaatatctGTTTTGCATTTCTTCGATATTGCGTCATTTATTTTGTGAATAGTAAGACCAAAACTGGGAAGTTTAGAAATATACAGACCGACAGGCAGATGGACATTGCTAAATCGCATTGAAAGGATTTATCATATAAATATGTGTGTACTTTATaagtcagaaaattatatttatatttgaatcgaaattttctccatttagcaactttggtattctgcatttcgattcgactctccgccacataaacaacaacttacaaaaacgtaattacgatcgaaatgcagaatacacacaatcgtaaagcattgaatCGAAATGGAAtcgcttcttctttttcttacgattcagttttttgttggaatatctTTTTTTCGATCTTTGCGTAACGTAATCGAAATTCAGAATAGGGTgcctatataaaattttaatggaaatatgaaaaaaaaacctttcaatagttttaagtttaaatttaaatacatttctaGCAAGATTTTCTTAATGGTTGTTTAATGTTTATCGCAATGATATATTCATCATTTTAAGACGAAAACCataatgattaaaaaataatcgGTGGACGAAATAGTTGGCCTAAGAGTTGTGTTTTTactgcaaaaataaaaagtttgaaaaagttaaaacacAGTAATTAAGGGATTTATccattataagattttttttgaaattgtttaatgtttataaaatatttaatattatctgtttaattaaattaaaggtTACTCtattataaatagtttatttcttGAGATATCTTAACTTACGAGTTTTAATTAATACACGCTCCCTGATTTTCACCAGAACTTACTCATCGATATGTTAATCTACTAAAGACATTTacctttgttttttataatacaattctaaatgttctaataaaaataataaatttcaaatgttttaagGTCAAATTTAACTGACAATTAATTGCTTTCaaccaaaacaaaagaaaaacaatatttgaagCTTATCATTGCAAAATATGAAATGCattccgaaattttttttaaaacaaaaatttataaaagtcgaaatttttaaattataaacaacagtttttattaaaacattctaAAGAAAGCATTGATTCAATATTGATTCTATCAAAATGTTCGATTGGTCTAATAAACATGTTGTCTATGTTGGTGGCTTCACAGGCGTTGGCTATCAAGTCTGTCAAATGCTTATGAAGAAACCAATTAAGGTGAGAGAGTGTTGACAAAGAATTTAAcagtttaattataaaatttattttttaaaattaattgcagTATTTAGTTGTGTGTGGTCGCATGGAAAAtgttgaaatgttaaagaaattacaGGCAATGAATAGTGAGGTTAAGGTATTGTTTGTCCAGATGAATGTTGCCGAGTATTCGAGTATTGTTAAGGCTGTACATGAAGTTATTAGCTATGTTGGTCATGTTGATGTTTTGATCAATGGTTCCAGTGTTTTAGCTGATAAGGACATTGATACAACTGTGGCTGTTAATTTGGTATgtgaataaattgaaatttatatataggTTTAACGAAAATCGGGGAAATATGGCGgtgaatgaagtttttaaacTGGATTTGTAAACGGcgagaaaaaaatatcatttgaatTTATACTTAAATCGACAACATACTTAGGGggtcttaaaaattatttgaataagaCTAAGATCAGAAAAACTATACTGGatgattcaaataattttattcattttgccTTAAGATATGTGaagatatgtatatacacacgCATTAGCTGCATGTTTAAAAGCTCTTATTCAAAATTTGTAACGGTATTTAAATCAAAACCAATAACCCGAATAATCGGAAATTTGGCAATCGTGAACACAActgaagaaaattcaaaattttggttCCAGGTTCCAGGTTCCAGGTCTTAAAACAATtcaattatgttaaaattttatcttttgttacaattttcagACTGGTCTTATTAATACCACCCTCTTGTTTTTACCACATATGGACAAAACTCAATCCGGACATGGTGGCGTTGTAGTAAACATGTCTTCAGTCTATGGCTTACAACCCGGACCAGCTTTTAGTGTTTACTCAGCAGCTAAACATGGTGTTATAGGTTTCACAAGATCTATGGCggtaagaatatttttttcgctttaaccctaaaacaaaaacatcaaacATTGTCTTATTTTCCCATTTGCTTTGCAACAGCATGAACACTATTACGGTAAAACTGGTGTCGCTTTTATTTGCGTTTGTCCCGGCCTTACCTCTTCCGAAGAGATGATGAATAAACGTGATATGGATTGGATGAAATGGGTACCACATAGTGAGcaaatttggaaaattgttaAGGATGCCAAAATGATATCGCCACAAGAATGTGCCGTACATATGATGCATGTCATGGAACAGGCTGTAAATGGTGGAATTTATGTTTGCAGTGTTGATGGTATGAAGGAAATTACTCCTGCTATATATGTGGATTAATAAGTGTTGTAATTTTGAGGTTAAATTAACGGTTTACTTtgaatagtaaaaataaaacagtttacATATAAAGTTACCAGTTGTGTGTGTAATTAATGTGGTTATGAGTTCCAATAGAAACTTGCGATTGAAGGGATTAATCGAATGACCCCGTTAGATTAGTTGGTAGTGTTGCAGTTGGTTCACCTAGTGTTCGTGGATTCtatataagtgagaaaacacaattaacaaaaacaataaaacaatgatttcggaagaacaaaaacttaatattttaagtaaattgcaattttctgatttgttttatttattattattttaaatgtttatttaagatttttccaaaattttccattttacaaaagttttgtttgcaaaaaacagctgttcattgtttatgtttttgagtgaaaagttggcaatactaacaaagttaactgagcttagatttaaaactgaaaaacacaattatcggttaaagtcggcctaaatttgttccgagtttaaactaacagcaagttaagcctagtttaactgaggagtaagaaacccgccctaaggaAGATTTAAGAAGTTAACACTGGTTCTATTGAACGGTATTAATTGTAAATGCATACATTTAACGTCATTTGATTCCTTCATATTCAAAAAGCTGCAATGATTCagcagtttcttttttttgtaatacttgATAAGAATATTGTCACAATAACTTTTTCACACACTGTATTCATTTGTCtctatagaaatgttattgaaaatggtgtagaaaagtttttaatctatttaattttaaatgcataCATTTAACGTCATTTAATTCTTTCATATTTAATAAGCCGCAATGATTCAGCAGTTTTTTTGTAATAGTTGATAAGAAGATTGTCGTAATAACTTTTCCGCACACTGCATTCATTCATCTCTATTATCGTTGcgaataaaacaatttgttgttaCTTCTTTGGTGTTTAATTGTtgacataaaataaattgtgcTAAAAGTAGATcatttgtattctttttttaatttagttttcgtCGTTATAAACATTTGCTTATCAATTTTGTGAAATAGCGATGccagattttattaaaaagagatAGTTTTTGGAGAAACGAAAATTTCAGTTCaaaatattgaacaaatattttctaactaGAGAGATGGATAGGTAGAGTTTTAGAAATAGATAGGTACGTAGATAGATGAATagacagatatatagatagatagatagatagatagatagatagatagatagatagatagatagatagatagatagatagatagatatatagatatataggtagatagattgatagatagatagatagatagatagatagatagatagatagatagatagatagatagatagatagatagatagatagatagatatatagataaatagatagatagatagatcgatagatagatggatagatagatagattgatatatagatagatagatagatagatagatagatagatagatagatagataggtacgtagatagatagataaatagatggattgatagatagatagatagatatatagatagatagatagatagatagatagatagatagatagatagataaatagattgatagatagataaatagatagatatattatataaattttaagtgggtattattttgttaaatcagGAATATCGCAACAATTCTCTGGCAACTTTACCCCTTTTTATTCTTCTTATCAGCTAAGGGggttcttaaaaatgttttccttcttttttttgtttttctgtcaGCTGTCGaactaaaactttttctaaatgcAGTTATAACAAATCATTTGCTCTTGAAACAAGTACATTTGCTATTAATCTGCTGTTTATAATGGagttggaaaataaaaacataatatatttGGGTGGTTTTGGGGGAATTGGACAAAAATGCAtagtagaatttttaaaaagaaatattaaaaatctaataatattcgatttaaatgaaaattcagAAGTATTAAAACAACTACAGATCACTTACAAATCTAGcaatatacaatttatacaaGTAGATGTAACAAAATCGGAAAGTATTGAAAATGCCTATAAGCAGGCGAATGAAATTTTGGACAATATTGATGTGGTAGTCAATGGCTGTGGTCTAATGAATGATCGTCATTTGGACTTGACAATAGATATTAATTTGGTAAGTGTTAATAAGCACAAATaactgaaacaaaatttttaaacaaaatttttaataattttttttttaatttttttactttacattgTTAAGCGTGGCGTTATACAAAGTTCCTTAAATGCCTTAAATTATATGGACAAATCAAAAGGTGGTCGTGGTGgtgtaattgtaaatatttcctCTATAGCAGGCATAGAAACTACTGGCATGTTTGCCATTTATTCTGCTGCCAAACATGGTGTTACAGCTTTTAGCAGATCTATGGCGGTAAAATTAAtactcaattttatgttttttttcagattcactatatattttcttttcaaaacccCTTCACAGAATCCCCTCTATTTCCATCATACTCAAGTAAACTTTATAACCATTTGCCCGGGACTTACGGAAACGGCCCTATTAGATGCCGTGCAAGAAAAGGCAACATTACGTGAATATGCCGGGCCCATGGTGCAAAGATTTGCCAACATAAAAAGGCAAAGCGCTGAAGCTTGTGCTCAAAATCTTGTCAAAGCTGTTGAGATCAATAAACTCGGTTCAGTGTGGCTATTGGATTTGGGTGAAATGTCAGAAGTTGAAATGCCCATTTTGTGGAAACCAACCGTAAATAGTAACTAATgtagtttatacattttttaagaagGACGTACATTAATATCaatatattaatgttaaatatattttatttttataaatataaaataataaaataattaagtttgtagttagcggttaaataaaaaatgccaTTATACAACACACGTTTTATATTCATTTGATAAACAGAAGATTAAAGAATACTATCTTTGTtctaaataaagtaaatttttaaagaataataaaattttgaaaaaaaaactgttgataACACTATTTTTCAAACTTATTCTTTGTctaagtaaagaaaatttatctaaaaatatgttatttgaacagtattagaaaaaagtaaataaataacactTTTATATACCCACAATAAAAAAGGTGggggtatattggttttgtcactgcgtttgtaacacattaaaatattgtttatatatatgcatatatattatgggtttttattaaatttttaagccGATCTAGtcatgtccgttcgtctgtctttctgtctgttgaGAGCACGAACGTAAAGAGCTAGGaagatgaaattttacacaaggtttgtttggtactaaacagctttaacagtcataaattaaaaatgcgTTGAAATCcgatataaatttaatgaaaatcggtccataaatgatCCTACCCCCTGTAAGGTCCcctagaactaaatctaagacagtATTGGAtagtaagaaagctttaaccgAATACTCTCCTACTGGTAAGTTTCACATCATAttgggagtagtcggtaacgaaaggaaGGGAGCtggaggcagttaacctgacaaacgcaaaatcATTTGACACAACAAAAGCTAAACTAataatatgggtgagagaataacgaaaaatctcctcaaaatgagcaagtctgaagttagtatgatagtacgtattctgagtggacacacaggattacgagcacatctatgcaaaattggagaggttagtgaaactctggagcactttctttgccactgccaggcatttgTTTAAGGATATTCAGTcgattctatttattttatgtaaacattgatttttggtgggataTATGAGTGATCACTGATTATCAGTATTCTCTTAATTGgaacgttatttaaggatcttcagccgattttaagttttttatataaaaatagaattttggtGCGAAATATGAGTGGATTTTGGAGTTATTTAAGGCTCTACtgccgattttaagtttctcatataaaaatcgattttggtGGAATAGTGAGAGATAGTGATTATCACTATTCTCTCAGTGATCGTTATTTATGGATTTTCAGccgatttaaagtttttaatataaaaacagacTTTTGGTGCGAAATTTTCTCAATTAGAGAGAtctttaaggatctacagccttTTTTAAGTTTCTCAGATAAAAGTGATTGTAATCATTCTAATATCCCAGATTCAGCAATTCCAATGATCTGTTGTTGATAGTCTAATTTTCAATGTATACAGAGGTGTCTGTCTCTGTgaattattaaattcaataattaaCTCACACAAATTACTTCAATATCGAAAAACAGAAACCCTATTCAATATTTGCTAATAGAAATCTGAACAAGCTTTAAACCGCATAAATATTATCGAAtttctaaaaagctttaaaaccagtattaaaaattcaaatacaaaaGCTAATAGCTAAGTTAAGTGTTTTGTGTAAAATAGCAAgcaaaatgcttaaaaattCTCTATTGTGCAAAAAATAgctaaatattgcaaaataatattaaaactgcATTTGCCACACAACCATTCAAGTGTTAAGTACTccgatattttaaaaattaatataaattttgtaaatactacaataacaacaaactaatTTAACCTCTATAaagcaaaattattaataacaaaatggATTTAAAgggtaaaaatattatttacattggTGGTTTTGGTGGTATAGGGCAAAAATGTTTGgaagcatttttaaaaaagcaagTCAAGGTAAGTGTCTaccgtacatacatatgtatgaatattgtGTAATATCTGCTGACTGTGGTGCGTACATGCGTTTTACTCTACAGCATTTGGTGATCTGTGATCTTCAGCTAAATGCGGACGTTTTTAAAACACTCGAAAGTCGTTATATTGATTCTTGTTTAACGTATATTCCCATCGATATAACAAAACGTCAAAGTATTGAGGAGACTTTTAAATTAGCCGCCACCAAACTAgtagactcttctatagatGTTGTTGTCAATGGTTGCGGTTTAATGGATGATCGTTATATCGATCTTACTATTGATATTAATTTGgtaagttgttgttatttaatatcGCACAATTTCTGTGTCATAtacgtatttatttattgttttctttttgttttctattctattttttgCTGTTGCTATTTGGTGTTGCAGACTGGTGTAATACATAGCACTCTTATTGCTTTAGATTACATGGATCAATCAAAGGGTGGACGGGGTGGTTTAATAGTAAATATATCATCTGTGGCTGGTTTAGAACCAAGTGGCATGTTTGCTGTATATTCAGCGGCTAAATGTGGTTTGACTGCATTTACCAGAGCTTTAGCAGTaagttcacaaaaaaaaaaaaaaaacaaaaacaaaaacattaaaaaaacatttctaattttCAGAATCCTTTGTATTTTGCTCACACTGGCGTTAGTTTGGTGACTATGTGTCCCGGTTTTACCGATACTGCCTTATTAGAGTCCATACGTGGCAAGgaaactttaacaaaatatgcCGGTCCCATGGCCCAACGTtttgcttttgttaaaaaacaaagtgCTGAAATATGTGCTGAAAATTTGGTGGATATTTTGTCGAAGGCCAAAAATGGTTCAGTATGGATGTTGGATTTGGGTAAAATCAAAGAAATGGAATTCGCAGTTTTGTGGAAACCAGCCATGAATGAgtgaatataatttttgaagataaaacattgaaataatGCATAATAAAGATTTTAGGAAAACACTAGATGTGaattctataaacattttttttaatttttatcttctAGATAAGTTTTATATCAGTTATATTAGaattctagttccagttcaattTAAGTTAAGTTCTAGcttagtcctagttcagttctagttcaattttagttcagttctagttcagttctaattcagttctagttcagttctagttcagttctagttcagttctagttcagttctagttcagttctagttcagttctagttcagttctagttcagttctagttcagttctagttcagttctagttcagttctagttcagttctagttcagttctagttcagttctagttcagttctagttcagttctagttcagttcgagttcagttctagtttagttctaattcaagatcagttctagtacagttttagtttaattctaCTTCAGTCCTtgtgctgttctagttcagttctaatttagttctagtacagttctagttcatttatagatcagttctagtacagttctagttcaattctacttcagttatagttcagtgctagttccgttctagttcatttctagttcatatGTAGTTTCTATTTGGGATGTtggaataaaaagtttttttgaataatgtatttatatttttttttaacataagccattttaaaaatactttaattttacaaatctgacccattttaagcattttttcttTACAGTCCAATTAAAAGGGAATTGACAAATAAAAAACGCATATTCTTAAAAACTAATATGAATGTAATAATATTACcaacaagttttttatttttagctaaaaacaacaagaaatttgatacaattgaaaaaatgatcacaaactcaaaacaaaattacaaaattctgttagtgtttttattattttggaacTTTATGATGAAAATTTGCAAACTGACAACTAATACAACACACACTTGCCACACTTGCGCAGAGGCAATAGTATGGATTACCTAGAGTTGCATTAGGGCGCCAAGTTTCGAGGTCAAAAAAGaagacttttaaaattaaaagatattttagtagtttaAGCTAAAATACACTGTCCACTGGCCACActtcaaagatttttataaagaaaatatcaaataattaaat
Proteins encoded:
- the LOC111683495 gene encoding development-specific 25 kDa protein, with the translated sequence MFDWSNKHVVYVGGFTGVGYQVCQMLMKKPIKYLVVCGRMENVEMLKKLQAMNSEVKVLFVQMNVAEYSSIVKAVHEVISYVGHVDVLINGSSVLADKDIDTTVAVNLTGLINTTLLFLPHMDKTQSGHGGVVVNMSSVYGLQPGPAFSVYSAAKHGVIGFTRSMAHEHYYGKTGVAFICVCPGLTSSEEMMNKRDMDWMKWVPHSEQIWKIVKDAKMISPQECAVHMMHVMEQAVNGGIYVCSVDGMKEITPAIYVD
- the LOC111683506 gene encoding peroxisomal hydratase-dehydrogenase-epimerase-like produces the protein MELENKNIIYLGGFGGIGQKCIVEFLKRNIKNLIIFDLNENSEVLKQLQITYKSSNIQFIQVDVTKSESIENAYKQANEILDNIDVVVNGCGLMNDRHLDLTIDINLRGVIQSSLNALNYMDKSKGGRGGVIVNISSIAGIETTGMFAIYSAAKHGVTAFSRSMANPLYFHHTQVNFITICPGLTETALLDAVQEKATLREYAGPMVQRFANIKRQSAEACAQNLVKAVEINKLGSVWLLDLGEMSEVEMPILWKPTVNSNYKIINNKMDLKGKNIIYIGGFGGIGQKCLEAFLKKQVKHLVICDLQLNADVFKTLESRYIDSCLTYIPIDITKRQSIEETFKLAATKLVDSSIDVVVNGCGLMDDRYIDLTIDINLTGVIHSTLIALDYMDQSKGGRGGLIVNISSVAGLEPSGMFAVYSAAKCGLTAFTRALANPLYFAHTGVSLVTMCPGFTDTALLESIRGKETLTKYAGPMAQRFAFVKKQSAEICAENLVDILSKAKNGSVWMLDLGKIKEMEFAVLWKPAMNE